cctaactataagctttatcaaaaaggaaagttttaagcctactcttaaacatagagagggtgtctgcaccccggactgaatctggtagatggttccatagaagaggagcctgatagctgaaggctctgcctcccattctacttttaaagactgtagggaccaccagtaagctgcatactgggagcgcagtgttctagtgggataatacggtactatgagctcttcaagatatgatggtgtctgaccattaagggctttgtaagttaggagaaggattttaaattctattctagattttacaggaagccaatgcagcgaagctaaaatgggagaaatgtggtctctttttctagttttagtcagaacacgtgcagctgcattctggaccagctggagagtctttagagacttgttagggcagcctgataataaggaattacaataatccagcctagaagtaacaaatgtctggactagtttttctgcatctttttgggacaggatgtgcctgatttttgtgatattacgtaagtgaaaaaaggcagtccttgaaatttgatttatgtgggagttaaaggacatatcctgatcaaagataactcccagattccttacggtggtgctggaggcaagggtaatgccatccagagcagctttatcattagataatgtgtttctaaggtgtttagggccaaacacaataacttcagttttatctgaatttagtagcagaaaattgcaggtcatccaggtctttatgtcgttaaggcatgcttggagtttgtttaactgattgggttcatctggcttcattgataaatataattgagtgtcatctgcgtaacaatgaaaatttatggagtgtttcctaataatattacctaaaggaagcatatacaggGTGAacagaattggtccaagtacagaaccttgtggaactctgtgtctaacttttgccttcacggaggattcatcattaacatgtacaaactgaaatcggtctgataaataggacttaaaccagcttaatgcagttcctttaatgccaattaaatgttccagtctctgcaaaaggatttgatggtcaattgtgtcgaatgcagcactaagatctaacaggacaagtatagagacaaatcctttgtccgatgcagttaggaggtcattagtgactttcaccagtgctgtctctgtgctatgatgcctctaaatcctgactgaaaatcctcaaataaactattgttatgtagaaagtcacataactgattagagactgctttctcaaggatcttagatagaaatggaaggttagatataggtctataattggctaaaactcctgaatcaagagtaggctttttaagaagatgtttaattacagctactttaaaggactgtggtacatagcctgttactaaagacagattgatcatatctagtaaagaagtgctcactaagggtaagacttccttaagcaacctagttgggatggggtctaagagacaggttgatggtttggatgaacaaatcattgaagttagttcagacaagtctactggagaaaaacagtccaaatatatgtcaggatttactgctgttaccaaggttcctgtgtttggggagagaacggtgcctgttgagggcaggaggtggttaattttgtctctaatagttagaattttatcattaaagaagctcataaagtcgttactactgagagctataggaatacatggatcaatagagttatgactctttgtcagccaaagtgctgaaaaggaacctagggctgtttttattctcttctattaatgctgagtaataggcggctctggcattacagagggccttcctatatgttttaagactatcttgccagactaagccagattcttctactttggtggaacgccaaatcctttccagttttcgcgatgtttgctttaatttgcgggtttgggagttataccatggagctaacctcttatgttttattatcttcctttttaagggggcgatggagtcgagtgtttgtcttagtgagcctgcagcactatcaacaagattatcaatttgggagggactaaagttaacataagagtcctctgtagtattgagacatgacagtgaattcagtactgatggaattgcttccttaaatttatctacaacactatcagagagacgtctagtgaggacatttttgtctaatggtgtataatccagtaataggaattcaaaagttattaaaaaatgatctgataaaataggattttgtggaaaaattattaaatgttcaatttcaatcccataagccagaacaaggtctagggtgtggttaagtgagtgggattatttacacactgagagaagccagttgagtctaataatgagataaatgcagtgctgagactgtcactatcaacgtccacatgaatattaaaatcacctactataattactttatctgtactaaggactaaatacgacaaaaactctgagaattcagataggaattcagagtacaggccaggaggacggttcactataacaaatagaactggctgtaaagttttccaggttggctgagagactaagaacaaggctttcgaatgagttataattaaatttaggtctagggttgatgattaggcttgagttgaaaatggctgcaactcctcctcctcggccagtgtctcgaggaatatgagtattaatatgactggggggagtggattcattaaggctgacatattcttcatgacacagccaggtttcagtaagacaaaataaatcaatatgatgatctgaaattaaatcgtttactaaaacagctttagatgatagagatctaatgttcaagagtccacatttaattatcttagtttgttgtaactaagataagtagtggttttaatttttactagattttcatgaatgactcttcttttgtttactttggatttaattgatttatgtggtcgggggacagacacagtctctatgtggttttgggtgggtaactgctctaatggaagcgcagagaagcgtgtaggactgcagctctgcctcctggtctcaactctgggttgtcatggttttggtttactaataaactcagccatatttctggatatgagagcagctccatccaaagtggcatgtatgccgtctctcctaatcagaccaggtcttccccagaaagtctgccaattatctatgaagcccacatcgtttgctggacaccacctcgacaaccagcggttgaattgtgacatgcggctatacatgtcatcactggtcagattaggcagcggtccagagaaaattacggagtccgacattgtttttgcaaatgttcacaccgactcaacattaattttggtgactTCTGATTGGCGTAATCGGGAGTCGTCGCCGCCGACATGGATGACaatcgtaccatatttacgtttatttttagccagcagttttaaatttgacttaaTGTTGCCTGCtttggccccaggaatacatttaactatagctgctcgtgtcgctaacttcacgtttctgactatggagctgccaataatcagagtttgtttctcagcgggtgtgtcgctgagtggggagaacctgttagaaacatgaactggttggtggtgaaccgtgggcttctgcttagggctatgcttccttcggacagtcacccagccaccctggcttcccggctgctcgGGAGCTGCCGGGGGAGTGGGAGCTACGCTAGGTCGGCCCGCACCGGATActaggggctggctaactacattagtagctgattgtttttccatggtgcggagccgcgcttccaattcactaagccttgcctccagtgctgcaaataaactacacttattacacttaccactatcactaaaggaggcagaggaataactaaacatttgacacaccgagcaagagagagcaggagaacgagagggagagacagaagccatcgctaactgcttagtttaagttagctgctaatgctagctgcagagctaaagtGACTAACAACTTGTGCGATTAGCGAGAAAAGTCGCTAAGAGAAAAGCGCTGAGAGTGTTTGTGTAAAACTagcgaaagtttaaatatacagcagatattaatcaacagtaatgtgatatatataggaaaatcaactgagatgagagcagcaacaacgctaTCAGTATACACAGTCGGCAACCGGAAATGATACAATACGCTTACCGTAGCACGTCAGTACGTCCATCAGATAGTGGAAGCCTTCATTGTTTCAACAAAATTATAGAGCAGCTCCCAACACATAGTGTTTTCAAAAAATAGTAAGAACATCAATCAgttgaaataaaaccaaaaaactaCCCAACAATAAGaactttaaaagaaagaaacagtatTGCTCCATCCGCCAACACTCCAGGTTAGTTATTAGTTAGTGTTATGCAGGTCTGAGGGGAAATGGGGAGGTGGGGGGCAACGGGGAGGTGGGGGCTTGCTTCAGTTGAACAGCAGCTCCAGTCCTGTATCGTATCAGGAGGCTGATGAGACGGTGGCTGGGATGGTGCGAATTAGAATTAAGTAATAAGTAGGAAACTAAGTAAAAAAGATCTTTTGGGAATTGCTCTCTGTAAAGCAGTTTTATTGTTCTGCATATATTTCCAAACAAACATCAGCTACAGAACTGCTCTGAAACTAACTTAACCTTTGTCTGACAGGTTCTGATGAGTGGAGGATTGTTCTGGTTGGGAAGACGGGAGTGGGGAAGAGTTCATCAGGAAACACCATCTTGGGTGATGAAGAAGTGTTTGAGTCTGAACTGTCTGCAGAGTCCGTCACATCTGAttgcaagaaagaaagaagagaagttGGAGGGCGAAAGGTTGCTGTCATCGACACTCCAGGACTGTTTGATACAACTTTACCCAATGAAGCTGTGTTGAAGAAGGCCAGGATGTGCATCGGTCTGTCTTCTCCTGGTCCACATGCCTTCCTGGTGGTTCTTCAGCTGGGCAGGttcacagaggaggagaaacaaacagtgaaaatgattcAAGAAACGTTTGGTGAAGATGCTTCTAAATACACGATGGTGCTGTTCACTCATGGAGACAACCTGAAGAAAAAAACCATTGAAGAGTATCTCTCAAAGAGCAAAGACCTGACAGACATCGTCCAGAAGTGTAACAGCCGTTATCACGtcttcaacaacaacacagacgACCCGTCACAAGTCAGTCAGCTTCTGGATAAAATAGAGAAGATGGTTGATGAGAATGGAGGGTCACATTACACCAATGAAATGTACCTGAGAGCAGAGGAAGCCATCGAGAGGGAGGAAGAACGAATCCTGAAAGAGTCTGAAGCCGAGAGGAACAAAGAGCTGGAGGAACTGAAGAAGGAACACAGCAGAGAAATGTTGAAGTTAAAAGAGgaaatgatgaaacaaaaacatgagttTGAAGCGAGGCTTgcagctgaaaaaaataatactgtacATAAGCACCCTGATACTGTAGTTGTCTGTGTGATCAGCTGAACagctgaggagctgcagctAACTGGCGTCACAGCAAGACAGAAAAATCTTAAATTAATGCTGAATGCAGAAAGATAATAAAGAAgatttgtttgatgttttatttgattcattGTAGATCATCTGTCAGTATTTAAATTATTAGTCAGATTAGTCAAAATAAAGTCACATGCAGTACATATTATTCATGTTGTATCTGAGCTTTGAGGgatgaaataaatgtttctaTCGCGGTCGTgttctgttgtgtgtttcatATCCACATTATTGCAGCTCCATGATTTGTTGTGTTAGTTATAAACGCTGTAATGGCTGTAAACTCTATTCTGGCTGCAGTGCAGCTTCTGTTGAGTTTGAAGCCTCAGTTTCACTTTTGCATTTGAAGTTTATTGAGTTTTCATTTAGTGAGTTCAAACTGGCAGGTTGTACAGTGGTTAGTTCTGTCTCCTCACAGTGAGAAGGTCAGTTTGAATCCACCGTCAGGCTGAATGGATGCAAATAAAACTGAGTGGATGATTAGCTGCTTTTAAAAAGGTTTGAAGTTTCAGAGTTTCAGGAGAAGACGTACGCTTCATAAACtgacatcatgttttcttcttgtagCAGCTCAGAGGAGACGACATGAcctcactttctaaaaatgtccttaGAAATCGTTTCCTCTGAAGAGTTAAGAGTCAAGGCCTTCACACACTGGGGgtatatgtttgtgtgattaATCAGTACGTCAGTATGTTTCTttgaattgttgtttttgtcatcagTAGGGCAGAACAGGCTAAatagagccagtgggtaaaatgagccaccctttttatctaggtaaccataaacaaaagtaatcatgtgaccacaaattgagaaagtatagttcacattactcaatccatcttggcctcaagcacatggagagagtggtcaTCAAACcagagcaaaaagaaaagatttttgtcatgccaaatgaattcatcatgttactaaagttatcagtcttgtatcttaattaaaatagttacattttggacattattatatgttaatttaagtcagcataagctacaaaacaaggtcataaactcagcataactgtggatctgagccactgtgtgaaacagttttgtcaaaatggaggttgtggggtaaaacatgtcagtgatgttggggcaagttgagtcaatggttcaatttacccccaaaatcattttctgatattctagagacattgttcatgttaatgtttgatccCTGTTATAAGTTTTTCAAAGAGTTATACATATAATATTGTTCATACCTACATCATTCCTACAACATTTATATGTTCTTAGTGTGCAATATTAATAgtaaaaaggggggggggggggggggggggtaaaataaaataaataagtcaataatatatacatacacaaagaaaagaggaaaaaaaaaaggggggggggggggggcattaaCTTCTAACTCTTCAGGGCTGAAACCATCAGTATTGTCTAATTGTGGTCCACATATTTAATCCATTTACGCCACCGTTTCAAATGTTCCTGATTTCTAATTCTATAAGTTATTCTTTCCATTTCTAagatactgtttacatttgccTACCAAttgttaaataaaggttttaccCAGTTCCTTTTTATGTTTCATAGCTGCAATTCTAAGTATCCTATATAGATATCTGTCTATTTCGAATGTAAGTTCAGGCGGTGATATAcctaaaataatatattttggttCAGGTCCCTCTTTAATTTGGAAAATTTTCATGATAGGTGTTATGATACGTTGCCAAAATGTTTTTAGTGAtgggcagaaaaagaaaatatgtgaatGGCATTACTTTCGCCGTACCTTCTTCAACAGTCTGTTTTAATGGATATTGTGAATTTTGATTGTACTTTTGGTGTAATAAAAAATCTTGTGTATATTTTCCATGAGTTCTCCTCCAATAtctaaaatttgtttttttatgtattgcTTTATACGCGTTTTCACCGTCATCCTCTTTTAACTGTTCACCTAGTTCTAAGTTCCACTTTGTCCTTGTTGTGTCTTGTATTATCCTGTAGTATTTGATGTATTTTGGAAAGAGTATGCTTGGTGTCCATAttataaacatagcacaaaaagtaaggaaatttgtgtttggtagattatttctttgttgtaacaatgctttgtggcaataaatcttatactgttggaaagtctgtttatttcccttttaaatggagccacatttgtaaggaacatgcatttgtgggatgagcagcagagctgaatatgtgggttgcacccatgaaaaatttgccaaatcttctctgccaatgccaaacagcttattttgctgttgctattgactccTGTTctgagcttctggtaccccaGGTGCTGCCGATCAGGTGCCTGATTGTCAaaaagcattgttacaacaaagaaataatctacccaacacaaatttccttatttttgtgctaagtttagtTTTTTATCATAAATCTTGTTAAAGGGTGCTGATCTtggtttctttctcttttgtgaAAATTATTCATATAGTTTCTAAgttgtaaatatttataaaaacttGACTGGGCTAAACTATTTGATATAACTTTGAAAGAATTGAcatcattttaattaacatttgtgtgtgtttttttttgatgaCCAAACCTTTAATACATTATCCATTTTATTTGGTTTAAATTGAGGGTCTCATGCCATTTCTCtaagataaaataattcattatttattttatattttttacaaatttgtTTCCAATTGTATAGAGTGTTATTGGTCCATCTGTTTTGCCCTTTCAATTGTGTGATATCTTTCTTATCTATAAAGGGTAATGTCCTCATTGAAAGGGGAGCTAGCTCTTTTTCTATTATAAACCACTTAGCTTTTGTGTTATCATTAGTCCGTTTCATTATGATCTTTATTTGTGTGGCATGAAAATAGCTCTGTAAATCTGGAAGTGCTAATCCACCTTGTTTTTTAgattcttttaatgttttaagtttGACCCCTTTCCTTTTGTTATTCCAGATAAAATAAGTTATCATTCCATTCCATCTTTTAAAACTTTGTGATGGAACAGAAACCAGTAGGgcctgaaagaggaagaggagctggGGAAGGATAGTCATTTTAATTCTATCTATTAAAAATAGAGTCAGGTATTGTTTTCCACCTGTTCAGATCttgtttaatttctttctctAGATTCTGATAATTAACCTCATAAATGTTGCTTAAATCATTATAGATTATTATTCCTAgatattttattgtactttgcTTCCACTTAAATCAGTGGTTTCCTTTAGAATCGTCTGTCAGTAGCTTACCTATATATATAAACTCACATTtactttcaatatttttatgtcctGAATGATCACtatattcttttattattttcagcagTTCTGGAAATGAGTGTTCATGGGAGGTAAGGTATAAGATGACATCATCTGCATACAATGCTAATTTATGACATTCCTTCAGACAGCAGGTCTCATTATCTGGTCCCCTTTTGTATATGAAAGCGTCTGGACAGAGAACCAGTGACTCTCACCTGAGGGACTGGGTTTTTATACATAAATTTTAACCATGAAACAAATTTAGGGTGAAAACCAAAGTCTTTTACTGTTGTGAAAATGTATGGCCACAAGACTCTATCAAAAGCTTTTTCTGCATCAAGTGTCACCAAAAGTAgatctttcttattttttttgtgaataatcaattaatatttCAATTAATAATATTTAGAGTGTGTCTTATATTATCAGATAAAAATCTATTAGATATAAATCCAGACTGATCTCTATCTATTATATCTGGCAGAATATCTTTAAGCCTATTTGCTATAAtagatgttaatattttttggtCTGTATTCCGTAATGGTTGAATATCTGcaaaaacccaacatttcctgttaAATTCTAACTTTAAAGAAAGATGTTGAAATTTGGTTAGTATGGATTTTGTTTGCATGACATCAAACTTTTAACAGAGCCACGTTTTGTTGTAAATGAAAAATCAACAAACTGAGAAACATGGATGTCATATCAAGGTTGGACAGATATCAAGATCCAATGTCAGACAGACCCCAAAGTATTAATTTTAAGACATGAACATAgaaaaacttaattttaaaatCTCAGCTAAAGTGGAATTTTTGGTGGCTTTACTGGATAAATGATAAAGCCATGCAACAGGTTATCAAAATAACCTTTTATTCTGGAGCATGTCTGAAGAACCTGCTTaccttgtttgtattttttttttaaagaagtggATTCACAAACCCTGAATGATGAATTCACAgaattttcaaaatgaatgaaaacaaattaaattcacaaaactaacaaaactgTCAGGAACTCCAACCCCAGTTATGAAACCTGgtaacacatttaaaaactttaaacttCAGGCAAGTCTTTCATTTAAGTCCTTTAAGACAGTTTTTTCTGCCACCTCCGCCAACTCTGTCTGGGGCATACTTCAAGCAGAAGGCAACAGCCGCCACAATGTTTGCCTCCGTTTCCTCTGTAGTCCTCTTGACACTCTCTGCAAGAAATATTTGAAAGTGTTAATCTATAGGATAAAATAGGCTACTAGGCAGTAAAAACATTAAGATGCAGACATTGTTAGGTGCCATGTACATGTTAAACATTCTTGCATTTACAAGCTGTGACTCCTCAAAAGTTAAAGAGATTTCAACATTGAATGCTGTTCACAAACAGTTAGCAGCTGGCTACATTCtggcagaaaaatgtgaatgccagcagctctctgttttaaagaca
This genomic interval from Thunnus thynnus chromosome 14, fThuThy2.1, whole genome shotgun sequence contains the following:
- the LOC137197508 gene encoding GTPase IMAP family member 9-like; the protein is MSSSGSDEWRIVLVGKTGVGKSSSGNTILGDEEVFESELSAESVTSDCKKERREVGGRKVAVIDTPGLFDTTLPNEAVLKKARMCIGLSSPGPHAFLVVLQLGRFTEEEKQTVKMIQETFGEDASKYTMVLFTHGDNLKKKTIEEYLSKSKDLTDIVQKCNSRYHVFNNNTDDPSQVSQLLDKIEKMVDENGGSHYTNEMYLRAEEAIEREEERILKESEAERNKELEELKKEHSREMLKLKEEMMKQKHEFEARLAAEKNNTVHKHPDTVVVCVIS